One Solanum lycopersicum chromosome 2, SLM_r2.1 genomic region harbors:
- the LOC101254143 gene encoding protein COFACTOR ASSEMBLY OF COMPLEX C SUBUNIT B CCB3, chloroplastic isoform X1, producing MTISSLICRPPLSNGYPSALLHSHTNGNSLIPVRRRYLQRLRACSYLDGVQSNGPLNSEEVINVLKHGAIDTSPLEQRLVLLDLDPGTAKLAISFLGPFLSAFAFLFILRIVMSWYPKLPVGKFPYVIAYAPTEPFLGATRKLIPPLAGVDVTPVVWFGLVSFLNEILLGPQGLLVLLSQKQV from the exons atgacTATATCTTCCCTTATTTGCAGGCCACCTCTATCGAATG GATACCCATCTGCTTTGTTACACTCCCATACCAAT GGAAACTCCCTAATACCCGTGAGAAGAAGATATTTACAAAGGTTAAGAGCATGTTCTTATCTGGACGGCGTTCAGTCAAATGGTCCTCTCAATTCAGAAGAAGTTATTAATGTCTTGAAACACGGTGCAATAGATACCTCACCACTGGAGCAAAGATTGGTGCTGTTAGATTTAGACCCTGGCACAGCAAAACTGGCAATCAGCTTTCTTGGCCCATTCCTATCAGCATTTGCCTTTCTGTTCATTTTGAGAATAGTCATGTCCTGGTATCCTAAGCTTCCAGTTGGCAAGTTCCCATATGTCATAGCTTATGCACCCACAGAGCCCTTTCTTGGCGCAACACGAAAATTGATTCCTCCGCTTGCTGGAGTTGACGTGACTCCTGTCGTTTGGTTTGGATTAGTTAGTTTCCTTAATGAGATTTTACTAGGCCCTCAAGGGCTTCTTGTCCTCCTATCTCAAAAACAGGTTTAG
- the LOC101254143 gene encoding protein COFACTOR ASSEMBLY OF COMPLEX C SUBUNIT B CCB3, chloroplastic isoform X2, translating to MGNSLIPVRRRYLQRLRACSYLDGVQSNGPLNSEEVINVLKHGAIDTSPLEQRLVLLDLDPGTAKLAISFLGPFLSAFAFLFILRIVMSWYPKLPVGKFPYVIAYAPTEPFLGATRKLIPPLAGVDVTPVVWFGLVSFLNEILLGPQGLLVLLSQKQV from the exons ATG GGAAACTCCCTAATACCCGTGAGAAGAAGATATTTACAAAGGTTAAGAGCATGTTCTTATCTGGACGGCGTTCAGTCAAATGGTCCTCTCAATTCAGAAGAAGTTATTAATGTCTTGAAACACGGTGCAATAGATACCTCACCACTGGAGCAAAGATTGGTGCTGTTAGATTTAGACCCTGGCACAGCAAAACTGGCAATCAGCTTTCTTGGCCCATTCCTATCAGCATTTGCCTTTCTGTTCATTTTGAGAATAGTCATGTCCTGGTATCCTAAGCTTCCAGTTGGCAAGTTCCCATATGTCATAGCTTATGCACCCACAGAGCCCTTTCTTGGCGCAACACGAAAATTGATTCCTCCGCTTGCTGGAGTTGACGTGACTCCTGTCGTTTGGTTTGGATTAGTTAGTTTCCTTAATGAGATTTTACTAGGCCCTCAAGGGCTTCTTGTCCTCCTATCTCAAAAACAGGTTTAG